A region of Corynebacterium glucuronolyticum DSM 44120 DNA encodes the following proteins:
- the ilvD gene encoding dihydroxy-acid dehydratase gives MIQLRSKVTTVGRQAAGARALWRATGTAEEDFGKPIVAIVNSYTQFVPGHVHLKNVGDIVAEAVRAAGGVPKEFNTIAVDDGIAMGHGGMLYSLPSREIIADSVEYMVNAHTADAMVCISNCDKITPGMLNAALRLNIPAVFVSGGPMEAGKAIVVDGQAKSHSNLIDAIQYSADDNVSDEELGTIVESACPTCGSCSGMFTANSMNCLTEALGLSLPGNGTTLATHTARRDLFTRAGRTVVELCKRYYGEEDDSVLPRSIATRDAFRNAMALDMAMGGSSNTILHTLAAAQEGEVDFTLDDIDELSHVIPCISKIAPNGTAHVEDVHRAGGIPAILGELHRAGMLNEDVRSVIYPDLDTWLNDWDIRGRHATDEAIELFHAAPGGTRTNEAFSQSTRWDDLDTDPVAGVIHDVDHPFTSDGGLVILRGNLAPDGAVLKSAGVDEDLWEFSGPARVVDSQEAAVSMILNHEVQPGDCVVIRYEGPSGGPGMQEMLHPTSFLKGAGLGKSCALITDGRFSGGTSGLSIGHISPEAAHGGLIGLIEDGDTVSISVHNRTLTLDVDEEELQGRRERIENSEHPWTPKRNRVVSKALQAYAKLATSADKGAVRAL, from the coding sequence ATGATTCAACTTCGCTCAAAGGTCACTACCGTAGGCAGGCAGGCAGCTGGCGCACGGGCACTGTGGCGGGCAACGGGCACCGCCGAAGAGGACTTTGGTAAGCCGATCGTGGCCATCGTCAACTCATACACACAGTTCGTTCCTGGGCATGTTCATCTCAAAAACGTCGGCGATATCGTTGCTGAAGCGGTACGCGCGGCTGGTGGTGTACCCAAGGAGTTCAACACTATCGCCGTGGATGACGGCATTGCTATGGGCCACGGTGGCATGTTGTACTCGCTACCAAGCCGCGAGATCATCGCTGATTCGGTGGAGTACATGGTCAACGCGCATACTGCAGATGCCATGGTGTGCATCTCCAACTGTGACAAGATCACCCCAGGCATGCTGAACGCAGCGCTGCGACTGAACATACCCGCCGTGTTCGTCTCGGGTGGCCCGATGGAAGCAGGCAAAGCCATCGTCGTCGACGGCCAGGCTAAGTCCCACTCCAACCTCATCGATGCCATCCAGTACTCAGCCGATGACAACGTGAGCGACGAGGAGCTCGGCACAATCGTTGAATCCGCGTGCCCGACGTGCGGCTCCTGTTCCGGCATGTTCACGGCAAATTCGATGAACTGCTTGACGGAAGCATTGGGACTTTCTCTTCCTGGAAATGGAACGACGCTCGCCACCCACACCGCCCGCCGCGATCTGTTTACCCGCGCCGGGCGCACCGTCGTGGAGCTGTGCAAGCGCTACTACGGTGAGGAAGACGATTCGGTTTTGCCGCGCTCAATCGCCACTCGTGATGCGTTCCGCAACGCCATGGCACTGGATATGGCCATGGGCGGTTCATCCAACACCATCTTGCACACGCTCGCTGCCGCGCAGGAAGGCGAGGTGGACTTCACCCTCGACGATATTGACGAGCTTTCCCACGTAATTCCCTGTATCTCCAAGATCGCCCCAAACGGCACCGCGCACGTTGAGGATGTCCACCGTGCCGGTGGTATTCCCGCCATCCTCGGAGAGTTACACAGGGCTGGCATGCTCAACGAGGACGTGCGCTCCGTCATTTACCCCGATCTGGACACGTGGTTGAACGATTGGGACATCCGTGGCAGGCACGCCACCGATGAAGCCATCGAGCTCTTCCACGCCGCACCCGGTGGCACACGCACGAACGAGGCGTTCTCACAGTCCACCCGGTGGGACGACCTGGATACCGACCCCGTGGCCGGTGTCATCCACGATGTCGACCACCCGTTCACCTCCGACGGTGGCCTCGTCATCCTCCGTGGCAATCTGGCTCCAGACGGTGCGGTGTTGAAGTCCGCAGGTGTTGACGAGGATCTCTGGGAATTCTCCGGCCCCGCCCGTGTGGTAGACAGCCAAGAGGCGGCTGTCTCCATGATCCTCAACCACGAGGTTCAGCCGGGTGACTGCGTGGTCATCCGCTACGAGGGCCCATCGGGAGGACCGGGTATGCAGGAGATGCTGCACCCAACGAGCTTCCTCAAAGGTGCAGGCCTGGGCAAGTCTTGCGCGCTCATCACCGACGGCCGGTTCTCCGGTGGTACCTCTGGACTGTCCATTGGACACATTTCTCCCGAGGCTGCCCACGGCGGGCTCATCGGATTGATCGAGGATGGCGACACCGTGTCTATCTCTGTACACAACCGCACTCTTACCCTCGATGTGGACGAGGAGGAGCTCCAGGGTCGCCGTGAGCGGATAGAAAACTCCGAGCACCCGTGGACACCGAAGCGAAATCGTGTCGTGTCCAAGGCTCTACAGGCTTATGCAAAGCTTGCTACCTCCGCAGACAAAGGTGCAGTGCGCGCTCTGTAA
- a CDS encoding PH domain-containing protein: MPKTNAPSNAARFTPSKGHLAAALFFLFFIFIAAGRDLWVYVFVIIPTLLVWWALRSSTTVASETGITARYAFKAPQSMTWGEFDKLRFEKSRTLAVAKDGRLLPLPAVTFNSIPKFAAASGGRIPDVYTDGYEAAKDKVRIVSKDGHEVLVSKEEAEAREQKVAEDLDRKRAARKKKH, encoded by the coding sequence ATGCCAAAGACGAACGCGCCCAGCAATGCCGCCAGGTTCACCCCCTCCAAGGGACACCTTGCCGCCGCTCTTTTCTTCCTCTTCTTTATCTTCATCGCTGCAGGCAGGGATTTGTGGGTCTATGTTTTTGTCATTATCCCCACCCTCCTCGTCTGGTGGGCACTTCGCTCCTCCACCACGGTCGCCTCAGAGACGGGCATCACGGCACGCTACGCCTTTAAGGCGCCACAATCCATGACATGGGGCGAGTTTGACAAGCTACGCTTTGAAAAGTCGCGAACACTGGCAGTAGCAAAGGATGGCCGCCTTCTCCCCCTCCCCGCCGTCACCTTTAACAGCATTCCTAAATTTGCAGCGGCCTCCGGTGGCCGCATCCCGGACGTCTACACCGATGGATACGAAGCCGCCAAGGACAAAGTACGAATCGTCTCGAAGGACGGCCACGAGGTACTGGTTTCCAAAGAGGAGGCGGAAGCGCGCGAACAAAAAGTGGCCGAAGATCTTGACCGGAAGCGCGCAGCACGCAAGAAAAAGCACTAG
- a CDS encoding acetolactate synthase large subunit, with protein sequence MTKGKPPTPASLPKKLKNTASGQHESVKPITMTGAEAVVRSLEELGVDTIFGIPGGAVLPLYDPLYSSEKIHHVLVRHEQGAGHAAEGYATASGKVGVCIATSGPGATNIVTALTDANLDSVPIVAITGQVGRSLLGTDAFQEADTRGITMPITKHNMMAQCAEDIPRMLAEAFHIASTGRPGPVLVDIPKDVQNATLEFQWPPEMNLPGYHPVTEPHKRQISEAVDLIAAAQQPVLYIGGGVIKSGACKDLRAFAEFTGIPLVTTLMALGAMPKHHPLNMGMPGMHGTVPANAALQRSDLIIAIGTRFDDRVTGDVEAFAPHAKIIHADIDPAEISKIKEADVPIVGDAAEVLRALYAAYKQAGHSKLELGKWMTYLNNLQSKFPLGYDTSDGDDIDPQFVLQKLAEIVGPDAIYVSGVGQHQMWAAQFLEFDAPRTWLNSGGLGTMGYCIPAALGAKAACPEKNVWAIDGDGCFQMTNQELATAAIEGYPLKVAIINNGNLGMVRQWQTLFYEERYSNTHLGDRGSYIPDFVLLAEALGCVGIRVEREEDVEPAIQKAQEINDRPVVIDFIVAENAQVWPMVAAGASNSDIEYARGLRPLFDEDSAAERLTAIDAALQAHTAPHNSDHSDLAAPGPAPKVSYFTYEEENNG encoded by the coding sequence GTGACAAAAGGTAAACCCCCAACTCCAGCCAGCTTGCCCAAGAAGCTCAAAAACACGGCTTCTGGGCAGCACGAATCCGTCAAGCCGATCACGATGACAGGAGCAGAAGCCGTCGTGAGGTCTCTAGAAGAGCTCGGCGTAGACACCATCTTTGGTATTCCTGGTGGTGCCGTCCTACCGCTGTATGACCCCCTCTACAGCTCGGAGAAGATCCACCACGTGTTGGTTCGTCACGAGCAGGGGGCGGGGCACGCAGCGGAAGGCTATGCCACGGCTAGTGGAAAGGTCGGTGTATGCATCGCTACCTCCGGACCCGGTGCTACGAATATCGTGACGGCGCTGACAGATGCCAACCTCGATTCTGTTCCGATTGTCGCCATCACCGGTCAGGTTGGTCGCAGCCTGCTCGGTACGGATGCCTTCCAAGAGGCTGATACTCGTGGCATCACGATGCCTATCACAAAGCACAACATGATGGCTCAGTGCGCGGAGGATATCCCCCGCATGCTTGCGGAGGCGTTTCACATCGCCTCCACGGGGCGCCCCGGTCCCGTCCTTGTGGATATCCCCAAGGATGTGCAGAATGCGACACTTGAGTTTCAGTGGCCACCAGAGATGAACCTTCCCGGGTACCACCCGGTAACCGAGCCACACAAGCGGCAAATCTCCGAAGCCGTGGACCTCATCGCTGCTGCACAGCAGCCGGTGCTGTACATCGGTGGTGGCGTGATCAAGTCGGGTGCCTGCAAGGATCTCCGCGCGTTCGCTGAGTTCACCGGCATTCCGTTGGTAACCACTCTGATGGCGCTCGGCGCGATGCCAAAACATCACCCGTTGAATATGGGAATGCCAGGCATGCACGGCACGGTTCCGGCTAACGCTGCTCTCCAACGCTCTGACCTCATCATCGCTATCGGAACGCGGTTTGACGATCGCGTCACCGGTGATGTCGAGGCCTTCGCGCCCCACGCAAAGATCATCCACGCGGATATTGATCCGGCCGAGATCTCCAAGATTAAGGAGGCGGATGTTCCCATCGTCGGCGATGCGGCGGAGGTACTGCGTGCGCTGTATGCGGCCTACAAACAGGCCGGACACAGCAAGCTTGAGCTGGGAAAGTGGATGACCTACCTGAACAATCTGCAGTCGAAATTCCCGCTCGGATACGACACGTCCGATGGCGACGATATCGACCCGCAGTTTGTTCTGCAGAAGCTTGCAGAGATCGTGGGACCCGACGCGATCTACGTCTCTGGTGTGGGACAGCACCAAATGTGGGCTGCCCAATTCCTCGAGTTCGATGCGCCTCGTACATGGTTGAACTCCGGAGGTCTCGGCACCATGGGGTACTGCATCCCAGCTGCACTTGGTGCTAAGGCGGCATGTCCAGAAAAGAATGTGTGGGCGATTGACGGTGATGGTTGCTTCCAGATGACAAATCAGGAGCTGGCTACCGCCGCGATCGAGGGCTACCCACTCAAGGTGGCCATCATCAATAACGGAAACCTGGGCATGGTGCGGCAGTGGCAGACGCTCTTTTACGAGGAGCGCTATTCCAACACACACCTGGGAGACCGTGGCTCCTATATCCCGGACTTCGTCCTGCTCGCCGAAGCCCTGGGCTGCGTGGGCATCCGCGTAGAGCGTGAGGAAGACGTGGAGCCAGCGATCCAGAAGGCGCAAGAAATTAACGACCGCCCCGTGGTCATCGACTTTATCGTCGCCGAAAATGCCCAGGTGTGGCCGATGGTCGCCGCCGGTGCGTCGAACTCGGACATCGAATACGCGCGCGGATTGCGCCCGCTTTTCGACGAAGACTCGGCCGCCGAACGCCTCACCGCCATCGACGCGGCACTGCAGGCACACACAGCGCCCCATAATTCGGATCACTCGGATCTAGCTGCCCCTGGGCCCGCGCCCAAGGTGAGCTACTTCACCTACGAGGAGGAGAACAATGGCTAA
- the ilvN gene encoding acetolactate synthase small subunit: MANREKSMHTLSVLVEDVDGIMSRVSGMFTRRGYNMHSINSAKTEVPGFNRITVVVWADEVHIEQITKQLNKLINVIKVVRFEDEAAIARGFLMVKVAADTSNRPQVVDAAKLFRARVIDVARESVIIEATGGEAKLKALLEVLEPFGILELIQCGQIALGRGPRTMMPPALRQQN, translated from the coding sequence ATGGCTAACCGCGAGAAATCGATGCACACGCTCTCCGTGCTGGTGGAAGATGTCGACGGCATTATGTCCCGGGTCTCCGGGATGTTCACCCGCCGCGGCTACAACATGCACTCGATCAACTCGGCGAAGACGGAAGTTCCCGGGTTCAACCGGATCACTGTCGTCGTTTGGGCAGACGAGGTGCACATCGAGCAGATCACCAAGCAGCTGAACAAGCTCATCAACGTGATCAAGGTGGTGCGCTTCGAAGACGAGGCTGCTATCGCCCGTGGCTTCCTCATGGTGAAGGTGGCGGCCGACACATCAAATCGGCCACAGGTGGTGGATGCAGCGAAGCTGTTCCGTGCACGCGTCATCGATGTAGCCCGGGAATCGGTCATCATCGAGGCGACCGGCGGTGAAGCGAAGCTCAAGGCACTGCTTGAGGTGCTGGAGCCTTTTGGGATTCTGGAGCTTATCCAGTGTGGCCAAATCGCCCTGGGCCGCGGACCGCGGACAATGATGCCCCCGGCGCTCCGCCAGCAAAATTAA
- the ilvC gene encoding ketol-acid reductoisomerase, which translates to MAIEVLYDDDADLTIIQGRKVAIIGYGSQGHAHAQCLRDSGVEVVVGLREGSKSAVKAKEAGFTVTSNAEAAAWADVVVLLAPDTSQAAIYEKDIAPNLNPGDALFFGHGLNIHFDLIKPDPSITVGMVAPKSPGHLVRRQFVDGKGVPMLIAVDQDPEGNGRDLALSYAAAIGGARAGVIPTTFKDETETDLFGEQAVLCGGLEKLIMTGFEVLTEAGYEPEMAYFEVLHEMKLIVDLIYEGGIGNMNYSISDTAEYGGYLSGPRIIDDSVKQKMMDVLKDIQDGTFVGQLLKNIEGGNKDLEARRTKIAEHQIEKTGAELRDLMSWVKNPLNDTAH; encoded by the coding sequence ATGGCTATCGAAGTTCTCTACGACGATGACGCTGATCTGACCATCATCCAGGGCCGCAAGGTCGCCATCATCGGCTACGGCTCCCAGGGCCACGCGCACGCGCAGTGCCTCCGTGATTCTGGTGTCGAGGTCGTCGTCGGCCTCCGCGAGGGATCTAAGTCCGCAGTGAAGGCAAAGGAAGCTGGCTTCACTGTTACGTCCAACGCTGAGGCAGCCGCATGGGCTGATGTTGTCGTCCTGCTGGCTCCGGATACCTCCCAGGCAGCTATTTACGAAAAGGACATCGCACCGAATCTCAACCCCGGTGACGCACTCTTCTTCGGCCATGGCCTGAACATCCACTTCGACCTCATCAAGCCGGATCCGTCTATCACCGTCGGCATGGTTGCTCCGAAGAGCCCCGGTCACCTCGTACGCCGTCAGTTCGTCGATGGCAAGGGCGTTCCAATGCTCATCGCGGTCGATCAGGATCCGGAGGGCAACGGCCGTGACCTCGCCCTCAGCTATGCTGCAGCTATCGGCGGTGCCCGTGCCGGCGTGATCCCCACCACCTTCAAGGATGAGACGGAAACCGACCTCTTCGGTGAGCAGGCCGTCCTGTGCGGTGGCCTGGAGAAGCTCATCATGACCGGTTTTGAGGTGCTGACCGAGGCTGGCTACGAGCCGGAGATGGCCTACTTCGAGGTACTGCACGAAATGAAGCTCATCGTTGACCTCATCTATGAAGGTGGCATCGGCAACATGAACTACTCCATTTCCGATACCGCAGAGTACGGCGGATACCTGTCCGGCCCGCGCATCATCGATGACTCCGTTAAGCAGAAGATGATGGACGTCCTGAAGGACATCCAGGACGGCACCTTTGTTGGCCAGCTGCTCAAGAACATTGAGGGTGGCAACAAGGATCTTGAGGCTCGTCGCACGAAGATCGCCGAGCATCAGATTGAGAAGACCGGCGCTGAGCTCCGTGACCTCATGAGCTGGGTTAAGAACCCGCTGAACGATACCGCTCACTAG
- a CDS encoding cation diffusion facilitator family transporter has protein sequence MTVTILIAEVVGGIVSGSLALLSDAAHMLSDAAGLILALVASWYGQKQASGRATYGNKRFEVLAAFINAVVVLAISVWIIVRAIMRFMAPEPEVHTGVMLVVAVVGLLANVVSAIILNRSASDSMNVKGALLHVLSDLLGSVAVIVAGLIIQFTGFTAADSIASLVIAVIIVPRATSLVFSSAGVLVERAPETVSVKAVRQRLSALPGVVAVHDLHVWSLDGESLLATCHVVADGPHHPVLDAVHSELVKMGIDHSTIQMETPDHVKCEGELHP, from the coding sequence ATGACGGTGACCATCCTTATTGCAGAGGTTGTTGGTGGCATTGTCTCGGGATCACTGGCGCTACTCTCAGACGCCGCCCACATGCTGTCGGATGCCGCAGGCCTGATCCTTGCTCTTGTCGCAAGTTGGTACGGGCAGAAGCAAGCTTCGGGGAGGGCGACGTACGGAAACAAACGCTTCGAGGTGCTCGCGGCATTCATCAATGCCGTCGTTGTGCTTGCTATCAGTGTGTGGATCATTGTCCGCGCGATCATGCGTTTCATGGCTCCCGAACCTGAAGTGCATACCGGCGTCATGCTTGTTGTCGCTGTCGTCGGTTTACTCGCCAACGTCGTCTCCGCAATTATCCTTAACCGCTCTGCCAGCGACTCGATGAACGTCAAAGGGGCGCTCCTGCACGTCTTGAGCGACCTTTTGGGTTCCGTCGCCGTCATCGTCGCGGGGCTCATAATCCAGTTCACAGGCTTTACTGCAGCGGACTCCATTGCGTCCCTCGTCATTGCAGTGATTATCGTTCCGCGCGCAACGAGCCTCGTGTTTAGCTCCGCAGGAGTCCTTGTCGAGCGTGCCCCGGAGACAGTATCTGTGAAAGCAGTCAGGCAACGCCTGTCAGCGCTTCCTGGCGTGGTCGCCGTTCATGACCTCCACGTCTGGTCGCTGGACGGGGAGTCTCTTCTCGCCACCTGCCATGTCGTTGCAGATGGGCCACACCACCCAGTATTGGACGCGGTCCACAGTGAACTAGTAAAAATGGGAATTGACCATTCGACCATCCAGATGGAGACCCCTGACCACGTAAAGTGCGAAGGCGAGCTGCATCCTTAG
- a CDS encoding GmrSD restriction endonuclease domain-containing protein encodes MGFSTPSYGLHDLFARIDRGDLQLPDFQRGYKWNLDAIRELIVTVLRGYPVGALMALETRHVPIRFRPRPIDGAPDINDNPGLLLLDGQQRLTSLYHTLKGDGFVKTVDSRSKPIKRRFFVDLNRVAESDILPDEAVFSVDQKGKVRSHFGPQIDFPLDTTEAFLKANVVPVSSLLTDKVTDLLLDMASTGNMQRQEVKAFNNKVVKPLAGYQIPVIRLDRETAQAGVGSIFAHANSAGLQMDVFELLTAVFAAEDPEFDLKADWERTKGILENHPVFKDLDRTDFLTAVALYVTAKKGHARGHREDILRLTLDDYIPAAESVRKGIKSAAEFVTVRGMFTAEQIPFPKQLIPITVILSLLSDTPEVFESQDAVDRMNRWFWSGVFGELYSSHSLTTRIAHDCSEVTRWVRAGAEDDETVPEPATVESATFNESRLFSVGRDSPVHKAIHTLLMARGARDWRTGELFTEQTFFEMKTGFHTIFPGSWCEDNGVDRVLEESVLNLTPMARRTEVVRAGTSPARYLARLMGKSLMDQNQFNKVLATHLLDPELLQAGEPFKFFADRRERFVKMVEEAMGKPVTHDVDEADLRGGFEGPDAFVQ; translated from the coding sequence ATGGGTTTTTCAACACCGAGTTACGGTTTGCACGATCTTTTTGCGCGCATTGATCGAGGTGATCTCCAGCTCCCGGATTTCCAGCGAGGCTACAAATGGAACCTCGACGCTATCCGCGAGCTCATCGTTACAGTCCTCCGCGGTTACCCCGTCGGGGCACTGATGGCGCTCGAGACCCGACATGTCCCCATCCGCTTCCGCCCGCGCCCGATTGACGGCGCTCCGGACATTAATGACAACCCCGGCCTGCTGTTGCTCGATGGCCAGCAGCGCCTCACATCGCTCTACCACACGCTGAAGGGCGACGGCTTTGTGAAGACGGTCGATTCCCGCTCCAAGCCCATCAAGCGACGCTTCTTCGTCGATCTCAACCGTGTGGCGGAGTCCGATATCCTTCCGGATGAGGCTGTCTTTTCCGTTGACCAGAAAGGAAAAGTGCGCAGTCACTTTGGCCCACAGATCGATTTTCCGCTGGACACTACAGAGGCTTTCCTCAAAGCCAACGTGGTGCCCGTTTCCAGCCTGTTGACGGACAAGGTGACCGATCTTCTCTTGGACATGGCATCCACCGGAAACATGCAGCGCCAAGAAGTCAAAGCCTTCAACAACAAAGTGGTCAAACCACTGGCTGGCTACCAGATTCCCGTTATCCGGCTCGACCGAGAGACGGCACAGGCGGGCGTGGGTTCTATCTTCGCGCACGCAAATTCTGCAGGCCTGCAGATGGACGTATTCGAGCTCCTCACTGCCGTCTTCGCCGCAGAGGATCCGGAGTTCGACCTGAAGGCAGATTGGGAACGTACCAAGGGCATCTTGGAGAACCATCCTGTATTTAAGGACCTCGACCGCACGGACTTCCTCACCGCAGTCGCCCTGTATGTGACAGCAAAGAAGGGACACGCACGTGGCCACCGCGAGGACATCCTTCGGTTGACGTTGGATGACTACATTCCGGCCGCTGAATCCGTGCGCAAGGGGATTAAGTCTGCAGCCGAGTTCGTCACCGTCCGCGGCATGTTCACAGCTGAGCAGATTCCGTTCCCCAAACAACTCATTCCCATCACGGTCATTCTTTCGCTGCTCTCGGATACCCCGGAGGTGTTCGAGTCCCAGGATGCTGTCGACCGCATGAACCGCTGGTTCTGGTCGGGAGTGTTCGGCGAGCTGTACAGTTCCCATTCGCTGACCACCCGCATCGCCCACGACTGCTCCGAGGTGACTCGCTGGGTGCGTGCGGGAGCTGAGGACGACGAAACAGTTCCTGAGCCGGCGACGGTCGAGTCCGCCACGTTTAACGAGTCCAGGCTCTTCTCCGTCGGTCGTGATTCGCCAGTGCACAAAGCGATCCACACGCTGCTCATGGCACGCGGTGCACGCGACTGGCGCACCGGTGAGCTGTTCACGGAACAAACCTTCTTCGAGATGAAGACCGGCTTCCACACGATCTTCCCGGGCTCCTGGTGTGAGGACAACGGCGTTGATCGCGTGCTGGAAGAATCCGTGCTCAACCTCACCCCTATGGCGCGACGCACGGAGGTTGTGCGTGCCGGAACATCACCAGCGCGTTACCTCGCCCGACTTATGGGCAAGTCGCTCATGGATCAGAACCAGTTCAACAAGGTCCTGGCTACGCATCTGCTCGACCCTGAGCTGCTGCAGGCCGGTGAGCCATTCAAGTTCTTCGCCGATCGGCGCGAGCGCTTTGTGAAGATGGTCGAGGAGGCCATGGGCAAGCCCGTCACTCACGACGTGGACGAAGCGGATCTCCGCGGAGGCTTCGAAGGCCCGGATGCTTTTGTTCAGTAG
- the serA gene encoding phosphoglycerate dehydrogenase, whose protein sequence is MPKRKPVVLIADKLSQSTVEILGSDVEVRWVDGTDRDALLEAIPEADALLVRSATKVDKEVLDAAANLQIVGRAGVGLDNVDVETATEKGIMVANAPTSNIHSACEHALALLLATARQIPAADKTLRDGEWKRSKFKGVEIYGKVIGIVGFGHIGQLFAERIAAFGVDEILAYDPYANPARAAQLGVELVPIRDLMERSDFVTIHLPKTPETERMFDRDLLSSAKQGQIIINAARGGLVDEQALADAINEGRIRGAGFDVYATEPCTDSPLFSLPETVVTPHLGASTFEAQDRAGSDVADSVLMALAGDLVPDAVNVPGGRPSQEVSSWLNLARKLGLIASAVLEKAPSTVEIVARGEISHENIEPLGLSALRGIFSRVVDEDVSFVNVSRIAEERNVTVSTYTEPQAQSYRSTLEVTVIAADGSKYSAKGALSGIDKEERIITLGRRPLDLHATGKNLILRYQDHPGAIGKAGSRLGAAGINILAAAMSIDRDSSAATLVLRVDGDVAQETLEDCAQALKATAVKIDLGK, encoded by the coding sequence ATGCCCAAGCGTAAACCTGTCGTACTCATCGCGGATAAGCTGTCCCAGTCCACGGTGGAGATATTGGGATCTGATGTTGAGGTTCGCTGGGTAGACGGCACGGATCGAGACGCTCTCCTCGAAGCCATTCCTGAGGCCGACGCTCTCCTCGTGCGTTCGGCTACGAAGGTGGATAAGGAAGTTCTCGATGCTGCAGCGAACCTACAGATCGTCGGACGTGCAGGAGTCGGCCTAGATAACGTCGATGTGGAGACGGCAACGGAGAAGGGGATTATGGTCGCTAACGCCCCCACGTCCAATATCCACTCCGCCTGTGAACATGCGCTGGCTCTGCTGCTCGCAACCGCGCGCCAAATCCCAGCCGCCGATAAGACCCTTCGCGATGGTGAGTGGAAACGCTCGAAATTCAAGGGCGTGGAGATTTACGGCAAGGTGATCGGTATTGTCGGCTTTGGGCACATTGGTCAGCTGTTCGCCGAGCGTATTGCCGCCTTCGGCGTTGATGAGATCCTTGCCTACGACCCGTATGCCAACCCCGCACGTGCTGCTCAACTTGGTGTGGAGCTGGTTCCCATTCGCGATCTGATGGAGCGGTCTGATTTTGTCACCATCCACCTTCCCAAGACTCCCGAAACGGAGCGCATGTTTGACCGGGACCTTTTAAGCTCCGCCAAGCAAGGCCAGATCATCATCAACGCCGCGCGTGGCGGGCTTGTCGACGAGCAGGCGCTCGCCGATGCGATCAACGAGGGGCGCATTCGCGGTGCAGGCTTTGACGTTTATGCTACGGAGCCGTGCACGGATTCGCCGTTGTTCTCGCTTCCCGAGACAGTGGTCACCCCCCACCTCGGAGCTTCGACATTTGAAGCACAAGACCGCGCTGGAAGCGACGTGGCGGACTCTGTTCTTATGGCACTCGCTGGCGATCTCGTACCCGATGCTGTGAACGTGCCCGGTGGGCGCCCGTCTCAAGAGGTATCCAGCTGGCTCAATCTTGCTCGCAAGCTGGGACTTATCGCTTCCGCAGTGCTGGAGAAGGCTCCGTCGACGGTGGAGATTGTCGCCCGTGGCGAGATCTCTCACGAGAACATCGAGCCTCTTGGTCTGTCTGCGCTGCGAGGAATCTTCTCCAGAGTCGTTGACGAGGACGTCAGCTTTGTCAACGTGTCACGTATTGCTGAGGAGCGCAACGTCACCGTTTCTACATATACCGAGCCACAGGCACAGTCTTACCGCTCGACGCTGGAAGTGACCGTTATCGCTGCAGACGGATCCAAGTATTCGGCGAAGGGCGCGCTGTCCGGAATCGACAAGGAAGAACGCATCATCACTCTCGGCAGGCGTCCGCTCGATCTGCATGCAACGGGCAAGAACCTCATTCTCCGCTACCAGGATCACCCCGGTGCTATCGGCAAGGCGGGGTCACGCTTGGGGGCCGCTGGCATCAATATTCTCGCTGCGGCGATGTCGATCGACCGTGACTCCTCCGCAGCAACGCTGGTTCTGCGAGTCGACGGTGATGTAGCACAGGAGACTCTCGAGGATTGTGCACAGGCGCTCAAGGCGACGGCAGTGAAGATCGACCTCGGCAAATAG